Genomic DNA from bacterium:
ACTTCAAGTCCATTCTTAATTCCTGCATAATAATCCTCTTCTCCATGCCCAGGTGCTGTATGAACACAACCTGTTCCTTCTTCTCCAGAAACAAATCCAGCAAGAATTACCCTTGATTTTCTATCAATAACAGGATTTTTGCAGATTATTCCTTCAAGTTCTTTCCCATTGAATTCTTTTAAAATTTTTAATTCTTTACCAATTATTTTAAAAACATCTTCTTTCCTTTTTTCTGCTATTATTAACCTTTCATTTTCATTATCAACAAGAATATATTTAAAGTCGGGATGAAGGGCAATTCCAGTATTTCCCGGTAATGTCCATGGAGTTGTTGTCCAGATTAAAAAGTATGAATTTTCTCCTAATTTTTTTCCTTTATCCTCAATTATCTTAAATTTTACAAATATTGAGGGTGATTTTTTTTCAGAATATTCAATTTCTGCCTCTGCAAGTGCTGTTTCACAGGTAATACACCAGTAAATTGGCTTATATGTTTTATAAATATATCCGGAAAGATAGAGTTTGCCAAATGCTCTTATAATATCACTTTCATATTCAGGATACATTGTTAAATAAGGTTTTTCCCATTCTGCAAATACTCCAAGTCGTTTAAATTCCTCTTTTTGAATATTATAAAATTTTCTTGCATAATCTTCTGCCTTTTTTCTTAAATCAAGTATGTCAACCTCATTTTTCTTTTTTCCTATCTCCTTAAAAACTTGATGTTCTATTGGCATACCATGACAGTCCCATCCCGGCTTAAAAGGAGTATAAAAACCGCTTAATGATTTATATTTAACAACTATATCCTTTAAAATTTTATTTAATGCAGTACCAAGATGTATATGTCCATTTGCATAAGGAGGTCCATCATGAAGTATATAGGGTTTTTTTTCTCTATTTTTTTCAAGCATTTTTTTATAAATATCTATTTTCTCCCATAATTTTAACATCTCTGGTTCTCTTTGACTTAAATTTGCCTTCATAGGAAAATCTGTTTTTGGTAGATAAACTGTCTTTGAATAATCCATCTTATTCTCCTTTGATTTTCTTTACAAGTTTTGCCACTCTTTTCCCTAGTTCCTTACAATCCTTTTTAACTTTATCATTTGGTTTTCCAATAGAAACAGGCCCATAATGGTCTGATTTTGTAGTTCCCTGAACAATCATACCATGAATAAGCATCATCTGTATTATGCCCATAATTGTTGTTTCATTTCCTCCACCAATATGAGCAGAAGATGTGAAAGCCCCTCCTACTTTTCCTTCAAGAGAACCATAAAATTTAACAGAATCATCAAAAAGTTTTTTTATTTCAGCAGAAGGAAGTCCAAAATATGTAGGTGAACCAACTATTATTCCATCTGCATCAAGTAAATCATCACAGTCAGTTTTTTCAACTGGTTTTAATACAACATCAACTCCTTCTTCTTTAACTCCTTCTGCAACACTTTTAGCCATTTCTTCTGTATTACCTGTTCTTGAATGATAAATAATTAAAACTTTTCCCATATTTTTTCTCCTTGAAAATATATTTATTTAATCTATAACTTTCAATCATTATTGTCAAATTTTAAAATAAGTTACAGTAATGGTTTTTGAATTTAACAAATTTTTTACTTGACAAATAAAAAAAATAAAGGTAATATAAAAATGATGAATATAAAAAAGGGTAGAAGAATTTTGTGGGTAGATACAGAAATACAATTAAGGTTTGTTATTTTTACAATTATTACTCTTGCCATTTCATGTTTTATTATAAGCAGTATAACTTTCAGTAATATCTGGGTTGATATTTCTGAAAAACTTTTAAAAATTGCAGATGTTAAAGAATTATATTCAATTTCTGTAAAACAATTTATACTTTTGAATTTTGCTCTTATTATCTTGCTTGCTATACTTGCTACTCTTGGTATGATAATTCTTTCTCATAAAGTAGCAGGACCTGCTTACAGAATAACAAAAATACTGAAAGAGTTGCAGGAAGGGAAATTCCCAGAATTTAAATTAAGAAGAGGAGATACTTTAACTTCAATAATTGAGGAACTTGAAAAATTTTCAAATCAATATAAAGAACTAAGTGAAGCAGCAATAAATGTGATAGAGACGTGGAAAAACACAGAGGTTAAGGATATAAGTTTAAATATTGCTCTGAAAGAACTTGAAAGTAAAGTATCACATATTTCTACTAATAAGGAGGTGAAAAATGAAAAAAGGATTTAGTTTAATTGAAACATTAATTTTAATTTTTATTGGTATAAGTGTTTTGATTTTAATAGTTGGTGTAATTTCAAATTCAAGAGAATTTGCAAGAACTATGGGATGTGTGAATAATATGAAAAATATCGCTCAGGCAATTGAGGGTTATCAGGTTGACTGGAAAGAAACACCTGTTACTTTAAGTTCTTTAATGCCTGCTTATATTCAGAATCCCAATGTATTTCATTGTCCAAGTGATAGAGAAAAAGGCGATAGTTATTCAAAATTTTATGTTGGAAGGTTTTTTGCAGAAGAGGACTCAAATAAAGTTTTTCTTGTTTGTCCAAGACATTTCGGTGGAAGAAGAACAGTTGCTGGATATCTTTCATATGCTGTTGAAATTGGGAAAACTAAAAGTGTCAAATGGTCTGGTATTGATGTTGAATTCGGGAAAACTTATATTGGTGGAAATTTAAAATTTGAAGATGGGACAGAAGTAAATGAAATAAGTGGAGAGATTGGAGTTCTTGGCTCTTTTACAAATCCAGAGAATAAAATTTATAGTATAATTTATGTTCCTGAAGGAGATGTTCCTGAAGGAGAAAAAACTTCATATAAAGTTGAGCATAAAGGAGATTCAAGATTTGAGGTTATTACTCCTGCTGTAATTGCAGGTGTTGAAGGTACAAAATTTAATGTTGTTAATTCATACTATTATAATAATGGAATACCCATAGATAATACCATAATTTCTGTTTTTGAAGGTGTTGTAAAAGTCAAAGAAAGAAATCAGGGAAGAACAGAAACAGTAAATACAGGAGAAGAAGTTTTAATTGAAACAAAAACTTATGGAACAAAACAGAAAGGAGTGCCAAGAAGACCACCAAAATCAGTGCCCCATGTAATTAAAAGGTTTGTTAAGTAATTTTTGATGAGATATATTTTAAAGTTCGTTTTTGCTTTTTTGGTTTTTATCTTTGTATTTTCTTTATATAAAAAAAATAAATTTGAAAAACTTGAATTTATAATTTATGACAGTCATATTAGAAATTCAACACTAAAGTATGATTTACCTTTGGTTATAATTGGAATTACAGGTGATTTTGAAAAAGAAATTGGAGAACCCTTTTCAAGAAAACACTATTCACAGATTTTAAAAATACTTAAAGAAGAAAAAGCAGAACTTGTTGTTTTTGATATATTTTTTCCCTCTTTTTCAGAGGATAAGAAGGAAGATGTAGAATTTTTAAATAGTATAAAGGAAAATGGAAGGGTTATTTTACCAGTATTTTCACCGATAAAACTTGAAAAAAGAGTTGAAGAATTTTATCTTGTTGAATC
This window encodes:
- a CDS encoding NAD(P)H-dependent oxidoreductase — translated: MGKVLIIYHSRTGNTEEMAKSVAEGVKEEGVDVVLKPVEKTDCDDLLDADGIIVGSPTYFGLPSAEIKKLFDDSVKFYGSLEGKVGGAFTSSAHIGGGNETTIMGIIQMMLIHGMIVQGTTKSDHYGPVSIGKPNDKVKKDCKELGKRVAKLVKKIKGE
- a CDS encoding DUF1559 domain-containing protein — protein: MKKGFSLIETLILIFIGISVLILIVGVISNSREFARTMGCVNNMKNIAQAIEGYQVDWKETPVTLSSLMPAYIQNPNVFHCPSDREKGDSYSKFYVGRFFAEEDSNKVFLVCPRHFGGRRTVAGYLSYAVEIGKTKSVKWSGIDVEFGKTYIGGNLKFEDGTEVNEISGEIGVLGSFTNPENKIYSIIYVPEGDVPEGEKTSYKVEHKGDSRFEVITPAVIAGVEGTKFNVVNSYYYNNGIPIDNTIISVFEGVVKVKERNQGRTETVNTGEEVLIETKTYGTKQKGVPRRPPKSVPHVIKRFVK